The following are encoded together in the Arcticibacterium luteifluviistationis genome:
- the yihA gene encoding ribosome biogenesis GTP-binding protein YihA/YsxC, with protein MHPIKAEFITSAATIDGCPKPIHPEYAFIGRSNVGKSSLINMLTGQKRLAKTSSTPGKTQLINHFLIENHWFLVDLPGYGFAKVPLKEKAKWEKMTWDYLEQRENLLYVFVLIDSRIPPQNIDLEFVNRLGEKGLPLKLIFTKWDKVKPMKGQKNISDFKMALLERWEILPEHYVTSSEKGLGRLEILQLIDEINASN; from the coding sequence ATGCATCCAATTAAAGCGGAATTTATAACAAGTGCGGCTACCATAGACGGCTGCCCAAAACCAATCCATCCTGAGTACGCCTTTATTGGTCGTTCTAATGTGGGTAAGTCATCATTAATAAACATGCTTACTGGTCAGAAAAGGTTGGCCAAAACCTCTTCTACTCCAGGAAAAACACAGCTTATCAATCATTTTTTAATTGAAAACCATTGGTTTTTAGTTGATTTACCTGGTTATGGGTTTGCAAAAGTCCCACTAAAAGAAAAGGCAAAATGGGAAAAAATGACTTGGGACTATTTAGAACAACGCGAAAACTTACTTTATGTTTTCGTGCTGATTGATAGCCGAATTCCTCCCCAAAATATAGACTTAGAATTTGTAAACAGATTAGGCGAGAAAGGACTTCCTTTAAAACTAATTTTCACTAAATGGGATAAAGTAAAACCCATGAAAGGTCAAAAAAATATAAGCGACTTTAAAATGGCTCTTTTGGAACGATGGGAAATCTTACCAGAACATTATGTTACCTCTTCTGAAAAAGGATTAGGTCGTTTAGAAATTTTACAACTAATTGACGAAATTAATGCCAGCAATTAA
- a CDS encoding Fur family transcriptional regulator produces the protein MAKILSLKAFNLRHTECREEILNTFSERSAALSHGDLEMAVDDKYDRVTIYRTLKTFLEKGIIHKILDADGGTKYALCKTECTSETHQHDHVHFKCKLCGDTTCLESTNIPTISLPSGYKREDINLLIEGSCPNCK, from the coding sequence ATGGCAAAAATACTTTCTTTAAAAGCATTCAATTTAAGGCACACCGAGTGTCGTGAAGAGATATTGAATACCTTTTCAGAGCGTTCTGCTGCCCTTTCACATGGTGACTTAGAAATGGCTGTGGATGATAAATATGACCGCGTAACCATTTATAGAACTTTAAAGACCTTTCTAGAAAAGGGAATTATTCATAAAATATTAGATGCAGACGGAGGTACCAAATATGCTTTGTGCAAAACAGAGTGTACTTCTGAAACACATCAGCACGATCACGTGCATTTCAAATGCAAGCTATGTGGAGATACCACATGTTTAGAAAGTACAAACATTCCCACTATTTCATTACCTAGTGGCTATAAAAGAGAAGACATTAACCTTCTGATTGAAGGGAGTTGTCCTAATTGTAAATAA
- a CDS encoding ABC transporter ATP-binding protein: MEEKTNSEFAERLKKKKFDKTSFKKALKLLSFVLPYKWAFVIGIVFLVLSTSTTLTFPSLIGEVTRVIEGNSDYSLNQIVLFFGGILILQGIFSFLRVYIFSYVSQNVSADVRRRVFNKLISLPINFYEKNRVGDLISRITSDVSSFQSILSVTLAELFRQIVTLIVGIAIILYISWKLTLFMLLTFPIVVVAAFVFGRYIRVFSRKVQEKLADSNAMVSETLQSISVVKGFTNEKIESEKYDESMSDVVALSIKSAIFRGGFISFSIVGLFGGIMLVVWYGGGLVFQGEIQLADLMSFLFYTAFIGASVNGLGDIYSQIQSSVGASERILEILDEDSEVNLDKSRSSFKVKGAIEYKNVAFAYPSRTDLPIFKDFSLSIKPGEKIALVGQSGAGKSTVVQLLLRFYEIDGGQILIDGESISGQDVTELRQNMAIVPQEVILFGGTIKENINYGRLDATDEEIREAAQKANALEFIDRFPEGLDTIVGERGVKLSGGQRQRIAIARAILKDPAILLLDEATSALDSESESLVQEALDELMKNRTTIIIAHRLGTVKNVDQIYVLNEGTVAEQGKHEDLILNPDGIYSNLVKLQMERSTLES; encoded by the coding sequence ATGGAAGAGAAAACTAATTCGGAATTTGCGGAGCGACTCAAAAAAAAGAAGTTTGATAAGACTAGTTTCAAAAAAGCTCTCAAGCTTCTAAGCTTTGTCCTTCCATATAAATGGGCCTTCGTTATCGGAATTGTTTTTTTGGTGCTTTCTACTTCTACTACTCTGACCTTTCCAAGTTTAATTGGTGAAGTTACTAGAGTAATAGAAGGAAATTCCGATTACAGTTTAAATCAAATCGTTCTATTCTTTGGAGGAATTCTTATTCTTCAAGGAATATTTTCCTTTCTAAGGGTTTATATCTTCTCGTATGTTAGTCAAAACGTCTCTGCCGACGTTAGAAGGAGGGTTTTTAATAAGCTCATCTCTTTGCCTATCAACTTTTATGAGAAAAATAGAGTGGGCGATTTAATTAGCCGAATAACTTCTGATGTATCCTCGTTCCAAAGCATCCTCTCGGTAACTCTTGCAGAGCTATTTAGACAAATAGTTACTCTTATTGTAGGTATAGCCATCATACTTTATATTTCTTGGAAACTCACACTTTTCATGCTTCTTACCTTTCCCATTGTAGTTGTGGCAGCCTTTGTTTTCGGAAGATATATTCGAGTTTTTTCTAGAAAAGTTCAGGAAAAACTGGCTGATTCAAACGCTATGGTTTCTGAAACCTTACAGTCTATTTCTGTAGTAAAAGGCTTCACAAATGAAAAAATTGAATCAGAGAAATATGATGAATCAATGAGCGATGTAGTAGCCTTGTCAATCAAATCTGCAATTTTCAGAGGAGGATTTATCAGTTTTTCTATCGTTGGCTTGTTTGGTGGTATCATGCTAGTAGTGTGGTATGGCGGAGGCCTTGTTTTTCAAGGCGAAATCCAATTGGCCGACTTAATGTCCTTCCTTTTTTATACAGCCTTCATAGGAGCATCTGTTAATGGCTTAGGTGATATTTACTCTCAAATTCAGAGCAGCGTTGGAGCATCTGAAAGAATATTAGAAATTTTAGATGAAGACTCTGAAGTAAACTTAGATAAAAGTAGGAGTTCTTTTAAGGTCAAAGGTGCCATCGAATATAAGAATGTAGCATTTGCTTATCCTTCCAGAACCGACCTTCCTATTTTTAAAGACTTTTCTTTAAGTATAAAACCTGGTGAAAAAATAGCCCTTGTAGGTCAAAGTGGTGCTGGAAAGTCTACCGTGGTACAGCTGTTACTTCGTTTCTACGAAATCGATGGTGGGCAAATACTTATTGATGGCGAAAGCATTTCAGGCCAAGATGTAACCGAGCTTCGTCAAAACATGGCTATTGTACCTCAAGAAGTCATTCTCTTTGGTGGAACCATAAAAGAAAACATTAACTATGGTAGGTTAGACGCCACCGACGAGGAAATAAGGGAAGCCGCTCAAAAAGCAAACGCTTTGGAATTTATTGACAGGTTTCCAGAAGGACTTGACACCATAGTAGGCGAAAGAGGCGTTAAACTTTCTGGTGGACAAAGACAAAGAATTGCAATAGCTAGAGCCATTTTAAAAGACCCTGCCATATTGCTTTTAGATGAGGCCACTAGTGCACTAGATTCAGAATCTGAAAGTTTAGTTCAAGAGGCTCTTGATGAGCTTATGAAAAACAGAACCACCATTATAATAGCTCACAGGTTAGGCACGGTGAAAAATGTTGACCAGATTTACGTTTTAAATGAAGGTACCGTGGCAGAACAAGGGAAACACGAGGACTTAATTTTGAATCCTGATGGAATTTATTCAAATTTGGTTAAGCTCCAAATGGAAAGAAGCACACTAGAGTCTTAA
- a CDS encoding gliding motility protein GldB-related protein: MKYIVGIILLISGFTFQSCSDSKQENTTLEITRFDKELMSFQTKEELQSFLNENPWYSKSLYRVFPDDTAFVSHLFYIISHPGTQTFYKQVDSTYGDLAPLKKELSSAFDNIKEHYPSFVAPKVYTTFTGIENDVYVSDSVVIISLESFVGPKAMYRPDQPGYILRRYDKPYIVPSIVRLLSDSFIKSKPEGSMLNDMVYFGKSFEFTKTMMPEISDSLIIGMPDSSLVGNWYAQDLIWAHFIDKKLLFEQNQKVKEKYIGERPKVTEIGSSCPGRIGQWLGWRIIDKFRTENPSVTFNQLMEMTDVQEILRMSKYRGEVEE, from the coding sequence ATGAAATATATCGTCGGCATAATTCTTCTCATTTCTGGTTTTACTTTTCAGTCTTGTTCAGACTCAAAGCAAGAAAACACCACATTAGAAATAACTCGTTTTGACAAAGAGTTAATGTCATTCCAAACTAAAGAAGAATTGCAATCATTCTTAAACGAGAATCCTTGGTATTCTAAAAGCCTATACCGCGTCTTTCCTGATGACACCGCATTTGTCAGTCACCTATTTTATATCATAAGCCATCCAGGAACGCAAACATTTTATAAACAAGTAGATAGTACTTACGGCGATTTAGCTCCATTGAAAAAAGAGCTTTCTTCTGCATTTGATAATATCAAAGAGCACTACCCTTCTTTTGTTGCACCAAAGGTGTACACCACTTTTACGGGCATAGAAAACGACGTCTACGTTTCTGATTCTGTCGTAATTATTTCTTTAGAATCCTTCGTTGGGCCAAAGGCCATGTACCGTCCAGACCAACCTGGCTACATTTTACGCCGTTACGACAAGCCTTATATAGTTCCATCCATTGTTAGGCTCCTTTCAGACTCCTTTATAAAATCAAAACCTGAAGGATCCATGCTTAATGACATGGTATATTTTGGCAAATCATTTGAGTTTACTAAAACAATGATGCCTGAAATTTCTGACTCCTTAATAATAGGAATGCCTGATAGCTCTTTAGTAGGAAACTGGTACGCCCAAGACCTTATTTGGGCTCACTTTATTGATAAAAAATTGCTTTTTGAACAAAACCAAAAGGTTAAAGAAAAGTATATAGGCGAACGCCCAAAAGTTACCGAAATTGGCTCAAGCTGTCCTGGCCGAATAGGACAATGGCTCGGCTGGAGAATCATTGATAAGTTTCGAACGGAAAACCCATCAGTGACGTTTAATCAACTAATGGAAATGACTGATGTTCAAGAAATTTTGCGAATGTCAAAATATAGAGGTGAGGTAGAAGAGTAA
- a CDS encoding DUF4153 domain-containing protein: protein MRAFFKSENILQVFNKAIEGHLRFPLTLLCAFLVSVLSIIIAETDQESSTNLSKALVTFALAVPLFFSMEILNERKWVPKWLTLSAALLFLVLYYFLNDIKVRFNDEDHFIIRTLVLGLVFHLGVSVTPFLKKSQTKQFWHYNQTLFLSILTAALYSITIYAGLTLALLAVDKLFDLHINSDLYLYLFFGIAFYVNTNIFVNYIPSLPEIDNQDYFPKGLKTFTIYILLPLVAIYLVILLSYEAKIIFQWTLPKGWVSNLVLASGVFGILAFLLLFPIQNKTTWVKKFNKVFYWLMLPLVALMLVAIYVRLNQYGFTEARYFVLLLGIWLLGISLYFIISKKDNIKAVPLSLMVIGIISIYGPISAFNVSYINQSTRLNAVLTKHKLLENGKFTENKELDLSEAETDKIYAAIEYLSENNIETFEQYLDATQYEELSKAQKYQRASKIEKWLSLPQKTKKHTPLINIYQDLNGFHKTYNADFAIPFYLNSNKVQGKSDSHGVTYLLKKKADTQIHFELNDEVFDFDLKALQSPDFEQTEENLTFKQESNNWRLTMVITQYYEYSDTESNIKGKVYLKKK from the coding sequence ATGAGAGCTTTTTTCAAATCCGAAAACATTCTTCAAGTATTCAATAAAGCTATTGAGGGGCATTTAAGGTTTCCGCTTACTTTATTATGTGCTTTTCTCGTTTCGGTATTATCTATAATCATTGCAGAGACAGACCAAGAAAGTTCAACAAACCTCAGCAAAGCCTTAGTAACTTTTGCCCTCGCCGTTCCATTATTCTTTAGCATGGAAATACTGAATGAGCGTAAATGGGTACCTAAATGGCTTACGCTATCCGCAGCTTTGCTATTCCTTGTTCTCTACTATTTTCTTAACGACATAAAAGTTCGATTTAACGACGAAGACCATTTTATTATTAGAACATTGGTTTTAGGTCTTGTTTTTCATCTTGGGGTTTCCGTCACTCCCTTCCTCAAAAAGTCTCAAACGAAACAATTTTGGCATTATAATCAAACGCTATTTCTCTCCATTTTAACAGCTGCTCTATATTCCATAACTATCTATGCTGGTCTGACTTTGGCTTTATTGGCTGTTGACAAATTATTTGACCTCCACATTAACTCTGACCTTTATCTCTATCTCTTTTTCGGCATAGCCTTTTATGTCAACACCAACATTTTTGTAAACTATATTCCCTCACTTCCTGAAATAGACAATCAGGACTACTTTCCAAAGGGTCTCAAAACGTTTACCATCTATATTCTTCTTCCACTGGTTGCTATTTACTTAGTCATACTGTTAAGCTATGAGGCCAAAATTATTTTTCAGTGGACTTTGCCAAAGGGCTGGGTAAGCAATTTGGTTCTTGCCAGTGGCGTTTTTGGCATTCTCGCTTTCCTCCTACTTTTCCCAATTCAAAACAAAACCACTTGGGTCAAAAAATTCAATAAGGTTTTCTATTGGCTTATGCTCCCATTGGTAGCTCTTATGCTCGTGGCTATTTATGTGAGATTAAATCAATATGGCTTTACCGAAGCCCGCTACTTTGTTCTTTTATTAGGAATCTGGCTTTTAGGCATTTCTTTATATTTTATCATTAGCAAGAAAGATAACATTAAGGCAGTACCTCTTAGCTTAATGGTTATTGGAATTATAAGTATTTATGGGCCTATCAGTGCCTTCAATGTTTCTTATATCAACCAATCTACAAGGTTAAACGCTGTTTTAACAAAACATAAGCTCTTAGAAAACGGGAAGTTTACAGAAAATAAAGAACTTGATTTATCAGAAGCAGAAACGGATAAAATATACGCTGCCATAGAGTACTTGTCCGAAAATAACATAGAAACCTTTGAGCAATATTTAGACGCTACACAGTACGAAGAACTAAGCAAAGCCCAAAAATATCAAAGAGCTTCTAAGATAGAAAAATGGCTTAGCCTTCCCCAAAAAACAAAGAAACATACGCCTCTCATAAATATATACCAAGACTTAAATGGTTTCCATAAAACATATAATGCCGATTTCGCTATACCGTTTTATCTCAATTCAAATAAAGTCCAAGGGAAAAGCGATAGTCATGGCGTCACCTATCTCCTTAAAAAGAAAGCTGACACTCAAATCCATTTTGAATTAAACGACGAGGTTTTTGACTTTGACTTAAAAGCTCTCCAAAGTCCAGACTTCGAACAAACGGAAGAAAACCTAACTTTTAAACAAGAATCAAATAACTGGAGGCTGACAATGGTTATTACGCAATACTATGAATACAGTGACACTGAAAGTAATATAAAAGGCAAGGTTTATCTAAAGAAAAAATAG